The DNA region AGCCGGTGAGGATGCCGGCGATGAGCAGGATCGACCCGACCATCGTGTACCAGTAGTTCAGGTCTGCCATCTTCTCGATGAGGTCCTCGCGCTTCGGCGCCAGCGCGCCGAACGCGATCTGCATGTGCGCGATGATCACCCCGAGCGCCAGCACCGCGTAGCTCACCATGATGATGGGCACGTGGATGGCGAGCCAGGGCGTGCCGGTGAGCACCGGCGGCATCGGGTGGATGAAGCCGTCCATCGGCAGCAGGTCCACGAGCAGCATGGTGAGCGCGGCGCCGGCGCTCGCGTTCACCAGCACGAGCCGGTTGCGGATGAACACGAGCGCGACGAGCGCGAACAGGCCCACGCCCCACGCCAGGAACATCATCGACTCGTACATGTTGGACGCAGGCACGCGGCCGCCCACCGCCCAGCGCACGCCCAGCCCCCAGGTCATCACGCCGAACCCGATCACGAGCAGCACCGCCGCGGCCGCGTCGAGCGTGCGGTTCCGCGTGCGCCAGCCCGCGATCGCGGCCACCAGCGCGCCCACCAGGACGATCCAGGCGATGCGGCTCGGGCGCGTGGCGTTGTACGAGACCTCGCGGTCCATCGCGGCGGCCGCGGGCCAGCCCTCCAGGCGCGGCCCGCGGGCCAGCTCGAGCAGGCCGGGCAGCCCCGGCTGCGCCGCCGGGTTCCAGCGCGCCTCCGCCGGCCCGCCCACCGGCACCGGGCGCACGCCGCCGGAGATGAGGTCGCCCATGCGCTGGGCGCGCTCGTAGAGCTTCTCGACGTCGGCGAGGACGCCGCGGCGCGGCTCGTTGCGCGCCTCCTGCTCGGAGGCCTGCCGCATGAGCTGCCCGAACTGCGGGCTGCGCGCCACCTGCACCAGCGCCGCGTGCGTGGCGCCGGAGAGCCCGATCGCCTCGGCGAGCTTGGCGTCGTCGAGCGCGATCACCGGCTCGTTCGCGGCGGCCTGCGGGTTCGCCAGCCAGCGCGCCGCGACGGCCACCGCGTCCCGGCCCTGCCACTGGCGGCGGCCGGTGATCTTCCAGACGTTCTCGCGCGCCCACGTGTCGAGCGGCATGACGCGGCCGTCGTACTGCACCGGCAGGCGGCGCAGCGCGTCCAGGTCCACCTTCGTGACCTCGTCGGGCGCGGCGGCGGCGGGGCGCGCCAGCGCGAGCAGCGCCAGGCCGGCGAGCAGCGCGGCGGCGCGGCGGCGCTGCACGATGCGCGTGCCGAACACCACGCACATGCCCAGCACCAGCAGCACGTACCCGGCGAACACGATGGGCTGGCCCGGGTCCTTCGACACCGAGAAGACCGACGCCTCGCGCCCGTTCTCCTGCTGGTAGCTCGACTGGAAGATGGTGTAGCCGCCGACCTCCAGCGGGTGGTTCATCCAGAGCGCGCCGGGCGTGCCGGCCCCGGTCTGCGGGTCGAGGATGACCACGTAGCTGCGGAACTGCGCCGGCCGCATGGTCCCGGGGTAGTGGTCGATCTGGAAGTCCATCAGCCGGACCGAGAACGGCAGCGTGTGGCGGGCCACCAGCTGGCCGTTCTCCACCTGGTCGATCTCGTTGCCGGTCTGGCCCTCCCACAGGCCGAGCGTCCCCTCCACCTTGAAGAAGTACGTGACGAGCGCGCCGACGAGGATCAGCACCAGCGAGCCGTGGGTGAGCAGGTAGCCGATCCGCATCTTCCCGTAGGGGAAGAGCGAGAGCAGGGACGCCACCACGTTCACCGTGAACAGCGCCTGCAGCGCCAGGAACCACGGCGCGTAGTAGACGAGCCGCCCCGCCACCGCGACGCCGGACCGCGACTCGATGATGGTGCCCGCCGAGAGCCCGAGCAGCAGCAGCACGAGCAGGATCACGGCGAGCTTCAGGGAGGACAGCAGGGCGAGGAGCTTCGGCATCGAACGACCTCTGCAGCGGAAGGACTCCGGGCCGGGGTGTGTGCCGGCGCGGCGCTTTCGGGGGAAAGCGGCGGCATGGTACCACCAGGGGCGTCCCCGCCGCGCCCCGAACCGGCGGTGGCAGGCCGGCGCGCGGCGGGCGTAAGTGCCCGAGGCGACGCTGCTTCTGGTCAGGGTGGGCCGGGCGCGACATCGCGCCGCAGGGCCCCGTCAGCGCCGGGGATGGCGCCGCGGACCCGGGGGACGGGACCCCGGTGCGCGACCGTGCTGGGAGGGCGCCGCGGACGCCGGGCGCGGCGGCTGCGCGTGCCCGGGCCGGTCGCGGGGGCCGGCGAGCGGGAGGCGCTCGACGCGGATCACCTCGGGGCCGGGAACGGGCCCGCCGCGGCGCCGTTCGCCGCCGCGTTCGCCGCCGTGCTCGCGGCGATCCGCGGGACGGCCGCCGCGCTCCGGAGGGCGGCCGCCGCGATCCGGCGGACGGCCGCCGCGATCGGCGGGACGGCCACCCCGGTCGCCGGGGCCGGACCCGCGCCGGTTCCCGGGCCCGCGCCGCTGCGGCGCGTCGTCGCGAGCGGGCGCGGCGCGCGGGGCGGCCGCGTGCGCGGGCGTCGGTGCCGCGTGCGCAGGCGCGGCGTGCGGCCGCGGGGGCTGGCCGCGACGTCCACCCGCGCCGGACGGGTGTGCGGGCGCGCGGGGCGCGGGCTCCGGGGCGCGGCCGGACGGGACGAAGTCGGGGGTCAGCTCGCGCCGGACGTAGGCGCGCCAGATCTCCCGCGCGTCGCCCGCGGCGGCCTCGAGCGCGGGGTCGAGCGCGGCGAAGAAGCGGCGCAGGTTCTCGAGGTCGCGCCGGAAGAACGCCTCCGCCTGCCCGTTGTGCGCGGCGCCGACCACCTGCGGGAAGTCGATGACCACGGGCCCGTCGTGCCCGAGCAGCACGTTGTAGGGCGACAGGTCGCCGTGGATGAGGTCGCAGCAGAGCATGCGCACCGCCTGGGCGCGCAGGTCGGCGTAGAGCGCGGCGGCGCGCTCGCGCGGCACGTGCGCGTCCACCAGGCGCGGCGCCGGGTGGCCGTCCGGGCCGACCACGAGCTCCATGAGCAGCACGCCCTCGTAGAACAGCACCGGGCGCGGGACCCGCACGCCCGCGGCGTGGAGCGCGTGCAGCGCGTCGGCCTCGCGCGCCTTCCAGGCCTCCTCCGCGGCCGCCTGCCCGAAGCGGCTCCCGCGATCCATGGCGCGCTGCGTGCGGCTGTCGCGGACGCGCCGGCCCTCGCGGTAGGCCGCGTCGTTGCGGAACGTGCGCGTCTGGCGGGCCTTGTAGACCTTGGCCGCGACCACCTCGCCGCCGGCCTGGACCAGCCAGACCTCGGCCTCCTTGCCGGTCTTCAGGCGCGCGCCGACGGCTTCGACCACGCCGTCGGCGAGGAGCGGTGCGAGGGGATCGTGCATGCGCGAGCTACTTCTTCGGCGCGCCGCCGCCGGGGCCACCCGGACCGCGCCCGCCGCCGGGACCGCCCGGCCGCCGGCCGCCGCCGCCGCCCGGCCGCCCGCGCCCGCCGCCGCGCTCGTTGCGTCGGTCCTCGCGGAGCGAGTCCATCGAGAAGCCGCCGGTCGCGCCGGCTCCCTTGCCGCCGCCGCCACCGCCGCCCGGGCCGCGGCCGCCGCCGCCCCCG from Anaeromyxobacter dehalogenans 2CP-C includes:
- a CDS encoding RIO1 family regulatory kinase/ATPase, coding for MHDPLAPLLADGVVEAVGARLKTGKEAEVWLVQAGGEVVAAKVYKARQTRTFRNDAAYREGRRVRDSRTQRAMDRGSRFGQAAAEEAWKAREADALHALHAAGVRVPRPVLFYEGVLLMELVVGPDGHPAPRLVDAHVPRERAAALYADLRAQAVRMLCCDLIHGDLSPYNVLLGHDGPVVIDFPQVVGAAHNGQAEAFFRRDLENLRRFFAALDPALEAAAGDAREIWRAYVRRELTPDFVPSGRAPEPAPRAPAHPSGAGGRRGQPPRPHAAPAHAAPTPAHAAAPRAAPARDDAPQRRGPGNRRGSGPGDRGGRPADRGGRPPDRGGRPPERGGRPADRREHGGERGGERRRGGPVPGPEVIRVERLPLAGPRDRPGHAQPPRPASAAPSQHGRAPGSRPPGPRRHPRR
- the ccsA gene encoding cytochrome c biogenesis protein CcsA; translated protein: MPKLLALLSSLKLAVILLVLLLLGLSAGTIIESRSGVAVAGRLVYYAPWFLALQALFTVNVVASLLSLFPYGKMRIGYLLTHGSLVLILVGALVTYFFKVEGTLGLWEGQTGNEIDQVENGQLVARHTLPFSVRLMDFQIDHYPGTMRPAQFRSYVVILDPQTGAGTPGALWMNHPLEVGGYTIFQSSYQQENGREASVFSVSKDPGQPIVFAGYVLLVLGMCVVFGTRIVQRRRAAALLAGLALLALARPAAAAPDEVTKVDLDALRRLPVQYDGRVMPLDTWARENVWKITGRRQWQGRDAVAVAARWLANPQAAANEPVIALDDAKLAEAIGLSGATHAALVQVARSPQFGQLMRQASEQEARNEPRRGVLADVEKLYERAQRMGDLISGGVRPVPVGGPAEARWNPAAQPGLPGLLELARGPRLEGWPAAAAMDREVSYNATRPSRIAWIVLVGALVAAIAGWRTRNRTLDAAAAVLLVIGFGVMTWGLGVRWAVGGRVPASNMYESMMFLAWGVGLFALVALVFIRNRLVLVNASAGAALTMLLVDLLPMDGFIHPMPPVLTGTPWLAIHVPIIMVSYAVLALGVIIAHMQIAFGALAPKREDLIEKMADLNYWYTMVGSILLIAGILTGSIWAASSWGRYWGWDPKEVWSLVAFLAYMAILHARSDRLLGRFGVAAWSIIAFQTILMTYLGVNYVLGTGLHAYGFGDSPIVIWMVLIALAEIAFLAWGGFAQRRAQGRPGLAG